From a region of the Hippopotamus amphibius kiboko isolate mHipAmp2 chromosome 3, mHipAmp2.hap2, whole genome shotgun sequence genome:
- the CXCL13 gene encoding C-X-C motif chemokine 13 — protein MRFTLGSLLLVMLACSLSPVHGILEANNTNLKCKCIREPLNFVPFALVERLQILPPGNGCPNREIIVWMKNKSVFCLNPKAKWIPSLIKAARKKSFPASSAPVLKKMIA, from the exons ATGAGGTTCACCCTGGGATCTCTGCTTCTTGTGATGCTGGCCTGCAGCCTCTCTCCAGTCCATG GTATCCTGGAGGCCAATAACACAAACTTAAAGTGTAAATGCATCCGAGAGCCCCTCAACTTTGTCCCCTTTGCGCTCGTTGAAAGGCTTCAAATCCTTCCCCCTGGGAATGGATGTCCAAACAGGGAAATCAT AGTCTGGATGAAGAATAAGTCAGTTTTCTGCTTGAACCCCAAGGCCAAATGGATACCATCACTAATTAAGGCGGCAAG aaaaaaatcttttccagcATCATCAGCTCCAGTGCTCAAGAAAATGATTGCCTGA